Within the Achromobacter spanius genome, the region CCTGAGTGTACGGGTGGTTGGCGCGCGCGAAGATCTCGGCCGACGTGGAAATTTCCACGATCTTGCCCAGGTACATGATCGCGACGCGATCCGAGATGTGCTTGACCACGCCCAGGTCGTGGCTGATGAAGAGATACGTAAAGCCGTGCTGTTCGCGCAGGTCCATGAACAGGTTGATCACCTGTGCCTGGATGGACACGTCCAGCGCGGCCACGGGCTCGTCGCAAACCAGGAACTTGGGCGCCACCATCAGCGCGCGGGCGATGCCGATGCGCTGGCGCTGGCCGCCGGAAATCTGGTGGGGAAAGCGGTCGCGGTATTCGGCGTCCAGACCCACTTCCTTCAAGGCCTGGTCAATACGAGCGGGGATCTCGGCCGGCGGCGCCAACTTGTGGACCTTCAGCGATTCGCCCAGGATCTGGCGCAGGCGCTGGCGCGGGTTCAAGGACGCTTGCGGGTCCTGGAAAATCATCTGCACGCCCAGCGTGTAGGCCAGCTTGTCGGCGCCG harbors:
- a CDS encoding ABC transporter ATP-binding protein, producing MSQADTPVIELKNVHKRFEQRPDLAQRILALTGRPLDRRTVHAVNGVDLSIQRGEVVGLVGESGCGKSTLGRVVAGLHRQTEGELLYQGRDAVRLRGADKLAYTLGVQMIFQDPQASLNPRQRLRQILGESLKVHKLAPPAEIPARIDQALKEVGLDAEYRDRFPHQISGGQRQRIGIARALMVAPKFLVCDEPVAALDVSIQAQVINLFMDLREQHGFTYLFISHDLGVVKHISDRVAIMYLGKIVEISTSAEIFARANHPYTQALMAEVPDVARRGRKFTPIKGEIPSPLNPPPGCTFNPRCPHAMPRCREQAPALKEISAGHWSACHLNEASA